The genomic window GGTGGTGGCAGCCGTGGTGGTTACGGTGGCGGCAGCGGCGGCGGCAGCGGCGGCGGCGGCGGTAGCCGTGGTGGTTATGGCGGCGGCGGTGGCGGCGGTAGCCGTGGCGGCAGCGGCGGTGGCGGCGGTCGCAGCAGCGGTGGTGGTGGCGATTACGACCGGAACCGCAAGTCCTGGTAAGCTTTTCGGTATCGAATACAGCAAGGGGTGTGCGATCCGCATGCCCCTTGCTTATTCATATCCATCCCCCATTCTTTTGAACGCAATGCGACATGTCTGAGGCAAAACGCGGCGATACGGTACACGTGCATTATGAAGGGTCGTTGCGCGACGGGACGGTTTTTGACAGCTCGCGTGAACGGGAGCCATTGAGTTTCGCCCTGGGCGAAGGCGGCATCATCCCGGGATTCGAACAGGCCGTGCTCGGCATGAAGCCAGGAGAGTCGAAAACGATTCGGATCGATGCGGCGCAGGCCTACGGCGACCGGAGCGATGATCTGG from Rhodothermales bacterium includes these protein-coding regions:
- a CDS encoding peptidylprolyl isomerase, which codes for MSEAKRGDTVHVHYEGSLRDGTVFDSSREREPLSFALGEGGIIPGFEQAVLGMKPGESKTIRIDAAQAYGDRSDDLVIFVPRGQFPPDIDPEVGQSLIVGQPDGSEMTVVITEVSFDTVTLDANHPLAGEELTFAIELLAIAG